The sequence below is a genomic window from Rudanella lutea DSM 19387.
CCATTTCAAGGCTATCGCGCTAACGCGAGTAAACCTTGATGTTCAACCTTCCCTTTGTAAAGGATCTTTATGCTTACAGCAAATACTTATGTTCGAAACCGACTTCGTTGTTCTGTCTGGTTTGGTGATACAAAGATGACAGAGCCGGATTAAACAGGTGTTAAGCAGGCGTTAAAATTCATTTAATACTTAAGTAAAGGCAAAAAAAAGCTATTCAGGATCTCCCAAATAGCTTTCCGACTATATCCACACCATTTAAAAACAGCCAAATAATTGACTGTTTGCCTTCGCACCAGTTTCCTAGTACTAATATCTATGTAACGTACAGCGCGTTGCTGACCTATATTCTCTTTCTGTCCGCAAATATAATAAATCAGACTTAGTAAAAATTATTTCATTTCCGTACGGCCCCTGGCGATAATCTCAAATTAACCGAAACCCAGTGGTTTTCTTACACAACGTATAGGGCTTGTACCTAACTAAGCAAAAACACTTACACGCCAGTACTTGCAAGCACTAGTCTATTTTAAGTACATCAAGACCGCGTATTTTTTGTGTTAGTTAGACAAACTAACGCTAAATGGCAGGCTATAATTATTAAACGTCAGCCTTTTGTTCATTTATATATACCAAAGAGGGATAAATACTTATTTGCATTTATAAAATTATTAAATTCATGCTAAATCGTTGATTTAGGTAAGCCAATGCCCGACTTTTGGCCCCTGAGTTGTCCAACTTAATCTTTAACCAATTAAATTAATCATGAAACAAAATTACCCGAACGCAGGGCGTTGGCTATCTATGCTTACGCTTTGCGTTTTCTGCTGTTTTATGGCTGTCTCAGCGATAGCTCAGGACCGTAAAATTACCGGTCGAGTTACAGACGCGAGCGAAAATGCAGGGCTGCCCGGTGTGAACATTGTTGTTACAGGCACGCAAACGGGAGTAGTAACAGACGCTAATGGCGATTATACCCTCAACGTACCCGTCAACCGGGATCGTCTGACGGTATCTGCTATCGGTTTTGAATCCCAGGAGGTAACTATTGGCAACAAAACCCAGATTAATATTCAGCTTCGGCCCGATATTAAGACCTTAAGCGAGGTAGTTGTAACTGGGTACGGTGCCCAATCGAAGCGCGACATTACCGGGGCCGTTGCCACCGTTGATACGAAGCAGCTTCTGTCGGTACCCGCTACTAACCTCGGGCAGGCTCTACAGGGTCGGGTATCGGGGGTGCAGGTCGGTAACGACAACTCGCCGGGTGGTGGTGTGATGGTACGTATACGCGGGTTCGGTACCATCAATGATAACTCGCCCCTGTACGTAATCGACGGCGTACCGACCAAAGGGAATCTGAACACCCTCAACCTAAACGATATCGAGTCGATGCAGATTCTGAAAGATGCATCAGCCTCATCTATCTACGGATCGCGGGCCGGCAACGGGGTGGTGATCATCACAACCAAGAAAGGCAAAGCCGGTAAGCCCAAGTTTACCTACGACACCTACTACGGCTCGCAGCGGCACGGCAAACTGCTCGACATGCTCAACACCAAAGAGTACGCCGACCTGGTTTGGGAATCGCGGAAAAACGCCGGGGCTGTAGCGGCCAACGGCAACCCCGTTCACTCGCAGTTTGGCAATGGGGCCACACCCGTTATTCCTGATTATGTATTTCCGAGCGGTGCGTTTGAAGGCGATCCACGCGTAGCCCGCGATGCCAGCGGCAATTACATCAACTACGGAAACAACATTGACGGGGCCGATTTCAACAAGACCAAATGGCTCATTACCAAGGCGAATAAAGAAGGTACCAACTGGCTCGAAGAAGTATTCGGCCGGGTAGCCCCGATTCAGAACCATCAGCTGGGGGTATCGGGCGGTAACGAATCGGGCCGGTACGCAATGGGCCTGAACTACTTCAACCAGCAGGGAATTATGCAGTACACCGGCTACAAGCGGTACTCCCTGCGGGCCAATACCGAGTTTAACGTGACCAAGCGGGTGCGCGTGGGCGAAAACTTCCAGGTAGCCTATGGCGAGCGTATCGGGCAGCCCAACGGCAACAACGCCGAAAGTAACCCGATTTCATTTGCCTACCGGATTCAGCCCATTATTCCGGTGTACGACGTAACCGGGGCCTTTGCCGGTACACGCGGGGGCGACCTCGACAATGCCAACAACCCGGTAGCGCTGCTGTATCGGAACCGCAACAACGTGCAGAAGGAAATCCGGCTTTTCGGGAATGCCTTTGCCGAAGTTGATGTGGCCAAGAACCTGACCGCCCGTACCAGCTTCGGTATTGATTACAACATCTTCAACCTGCGCAACTACACGATTCGGGATATCGAATCGGCCGAAGCCCGGGGGTCAAACCTGCTTCAGACGAGCAACAACTACGACTGGACCTGGACCTGGTACAACACCCTGACGTACAACGTAGACCTGGGGAGCCTGCACCGGCTCAACATTATTGCTGGTACAGAGGCCATCAAGAGCTACTTCGAGACCTTCGACGCCAGCCGGACTAACTTCGCCGTCGACGATCTGGACAACCGCTACCTGAGCGCCGGTACGGGGGTTCAAACCAACAACGGAACAGCCTCAAACTGGAGCCTCGCGTCGGAGTTCGCTAAAGTCAACTACGCCTTTAACGACCGCTACCTGCTCGACTTAACTCTGCGCCGTGACCGCTCGTCACGCTTTGCCCGCGACTTCCGAACGGCTTATTTCCCGGCTGTCAGTGCGGGCTGGCGCTTCTCGCAGGAGGGCTTCCTGAAAGATGTATCGTGGCTCGACGATGCCAAGCTGCGCGTTGGCTACGGCCAAACGGGTAACCAGGAAATTGGTAACTACAACTCGTTTACCCAGTTTGGTACCAACCCAATCACGTCGTTTTATGACCTCAACGGCTCGCGCACTAACGCCGTGCCGGGCTACGAACTTACCCAGTTCGGTAACGCAAAGGCCAAATGGGAAACCACAACCAGCACCAACATCGGTATCGATGCTTCGATGTTTAAAAACCGCCTGACGGTGGCCCTCGACTGGTACACCCGCCAAACGAGCGATATGCTGTTCCCAGTGGCGGCTCCGCTCACGCAGGGCGTAGCCTCAGTGCCATTCCAGAACATCGGTAAGATGAGCAACAAGGGTATCGACCTCGCCATTACGTACAATGGCCGTACTGCCCTCCGCGACCTAACCTACGACATCTCGGCCAACTTCAGCACGTATCGCAACGAGGTAACCAAAACGAATGGCGACCCTAATACGCAGTACTTCGGTATCAAC
It includes:
- a CDS encoding SusC/RagA family TonB-linked outer membrane protein, which translates into the protein MKQNYPNAGRWLSMLTLCVFCCFMAVSAIAQDRKITGRVTDASENAGLPGVNIVVTGTQTGVVTDANGDYTLNVPVNRDRLTVSAIGFESQEVTIGNKTQINIQLRPDIKTLSEVVVTGYGAQSKRDITGAVATVDTKQLLSVPATNLGQALQGRVSGVQVGNDNSPGGGVMVRIRGFGTINDNSPLYVIDGVPTKGNLNTLNLNDIESMQILKDASASSIYGSRAGNGVVIITTKKGKAGKPKFTYDTYYGSQRHGKLLDMLNTKEYADLVWESRKNAGAVAANGNPVHSQFGNGATPVIPDYVFPSGAFEGDPRVARDASGNYINYGNNIDGADFNKTKWLITKANKEGTNWLEEVFGRVAPIQNHQLGVSGGNESGRYAMGLNYFNQQGIMQYTGYKRYSLRANTEFNVTKRVRVGENFQVAYGERIGQPNGNNAESNPISFAYRIQPIIPVYDVTGAFAGTRGGDLDNANNPVALLYRNRNNVQKEIRLFGNAFAEVDVAKNLTARTSFGIDYNIFNLRNYTIRDIESAEARGSNLLQTSNNYDWTWTWYNTLTYNVDLGSLHRLNIIAGTEAIKSYFETFDASRTNFAVDDLDNRYLSAGTGVQTNNGTASNWSLASEFAKVNYAFNDRYLLDLTLRRDRSSRFARDFRTAYFPAVSAGWRFSQEGFLKDVSWLDDAKLRVGYGQTGNQEIGNYNSFTQFGTNPITSFYDLNGSRTNAVPGYELTQFGNAKAKWETTTSTNIGIDASMFKNRLTVALDWYTRQTSDMLFPVAAPLTQGVASVPFQNIGKMSNKGIDLAITYNGRTALRDLTYDISANFSTYRNEVTKTNGDPNTQYFGINDERIQNFVVTQQGHPISSFFGYIVDGIFQTNEEAKAHPVQFGNATTENVAGRFKFRDVNNDGVINTKDQTIIGNPHPGFTYGLNLGVNYRTFSLTLFGQGVQGNQIFNYTKYWTDFPTFGGNRSTRMLYQSWRPGATDAILPRLTSSDQVSIQPSTYYLESGSYFRLKNIQLTYRLPQALLNKLQVGGLSVYIQGQNMLTFTKYSGMDPEINLRNYSAGNDRQIGVDGGAYPVAKTVLLGLNLSF